From Halanaerobiales bacterium, one genomic window encodes:
- a CDS encoding aspartate/glutamate racemase family protein, which yields MLYEARKGQTSYGNVIGILMLDTYTPFIPGDVGNASTYDFPVRYETVKGLTVKRIFKKDESAYNDLLKAAKKLEKQGVRAITGDCGFMAIFQKRLADELNVPVFLSSMLQVPFISNIIAEDQKIAVLSANGKSLDDEELLKRVGIKNREKLIIHGLEKRDNFHDAIIEETGNLYYTEIKNEVVEEAEKLVNEFDNIASFLLECSVLPPYAKAVQEKTKLPVFDYISMINYVYSAVVKNEYNGFY from the coding sequence ATGTTATATGAGGCTCGCAAAGGACAGACCAGTTATGGTAATGTAATAGGAATATTAATGCTTGATACTTATACTCCCTTTATACCCGGAGATGTAGGTAATGCTTCAACATATGATTTTCCAGTTAGATATGAAACAGTAAAAGGACTAACTGTAAAAAGAATTTTCAAAAAAGATGAAAGTGCTTATAATGATTTGCTTAAAGCAGCTAAAAAGTTAGAAAAACAGGGGGTAAGAGCAATAACTGGAGATTGTGGTTTTATGGCAATTTTTCAAAAGAGATTGGCTGATGAACTTAATGTACCAGTTTTTTTATCAAGTATGTTACAGGTTCCCTTTATTTCAAATATAATTGCAGAAGATCAAAAAATTGCTGTACTTTCTGCAAATGGTAAATCTTTAGATGATGAAGAACTTTTAAAAAGGGTTGGAATAAAAAACAGAGAGAAATTAATTATTCATGGACTTGAAAAAAGAGATAATTTTCATGATGCTATTATTGAAGAGACCGGTAATTTATACTATACTGAGATTAAAAATGAAGTTGTAGAGGAGGCGGAAAAGTTAGTTAATGAATTTGATAATATTGCTTCATTTTTATTAGAATGCAGTGTATTGCCTCCTTATGCAAAGGCAGTACAGGAAAAAACAAAACTTCCTGTATTTGATTATATTTCAATGATAAATTATGTTTATT
- the dctP gene encoding TRAP transporter substrate-binding protein DctP has protein sequence MRAVAKITILSLVLIMVFGLASTDNAEAAKYNWKIALEEIEGSVQHEWALEFKERLAEKSDGEINIDIYPYGALGSSSDISDQTINGIIEFAFSTPSWFATTIPEAGLFSLHYLWSNNMEVNKEVMANSDAIYNDLSGIYNDKGLKLLTVFHEGWQIWTSNKKITEPADFKGVKIRVMGDPVLIETYKEYGANAVRMSYSEVYSGLQLNQIDAQVQPYFANQEMKFYEQQEYLTEAKQLPFITGVIINKDFFDGLPKEYQNMITETATNMTDYIFELQAELNKERLDMMLEDKPSLEVVKLTEEQQAAFEKRAKNVWESYREDVGEEGSEILDKLIKEIEAAEEKYGE, from the coding sequence ATGAGAGCAGTTGCAAAAATTACTATTTTGTCATTAGTATTGATTATGGTCTTTGGTCTGGCATCTACAGATAATGCTGAGGCAGCTAAATATAATTGGAAAATAGCATTAGAGGAAATAGAAGGTAGTGTACAGCATGAGTGGGCTTTAGAATTTAAAGAAAGATTGGCTGAAAAATCTGATGGAGAAATTAACATAGATATCTATCCATATGGTGCTTTAGGAAGTAGTAGTGATATTTCTGATCAGACAATTAATGGTATAATTGAATTTGCCTTTTCAACACCAAGTTGGTTTGCTACAACTATTCCTGAAGCAGGATTATTTTCACTACATTACCTCTGGTCAAATAATATGGAAGTAAATAAAGAAGTAATGGCCAACAGTGATGCTATTTACAATGATTTATCTGGTATTTACAATGATAAAGGATTAAAACTTCTTACTGTATTCCATGAGGGATGGCAAATCTGGACATCTAATAAGAAAATAACTGAACCTGCTGATTTTAAAGGTGTAAAAATAAGAGTTATGGGAGATCCAGTTCTTATTGAAACATATAAAGAATATGGAGCTAATGCAGTTAGAATGTCTTATTCTGAAGTTTATAGTGGTTTGCAGTTAAACCAGATTGATGCTCAGGTACAGCCTTATTTCGCCAACCAGGAAATGAAGTTTTATGAGCAACAGGAATACTTAACTGAAGCCAAACAGCTTCCATTTATCACCGGAGTTATTATTAATAAAGATTTCTTTGATGGTCTTCCTAAAGAGTATCAAAATATGATTACAGAAACAGCTACAAATATGACAGATTATATCTTTGAACTTCAGGCAGAATTAAATAAAGAAAGACTTGATATGATGTTAGAAGATAAACCTTCTCTTGAAGTAGTAAAATTAACTGAAGAACAACAGGCTGCTTTTGAAAAAAGAGCCAAAAATGTATGGGAATCTTATAGAGAAGATGTCGGGGAAGAAGGATCAGAAATTTTAGACAAATTAATTAAAGAAATTGAAGCAGCTGAAGAAAAATATGGTGAATAA